The Stenotrophomonas rhizophila genome has a window encoding:
- a CDS encoding CfaE/CblD family pilus tip adhesin, with protein sequence MRAVMLVPALWVAQPAAAQRPPVTTPAAGTTVTALSHAFDRAAPQSLSLWAPRTMLGFDEVVHGHGRLHVTCTDDPARGRCPRSDTGEGPTGRQPILLEFHEPRSGQRRDIGVSGWMERVEWERSCSDDYWDKSEYPLWTSATRECHVAPAGTAATLQVAATDIGALVAGRWRAELHLDVRGGVGGAVLGRHVFVLEVTVTDTERAAIHLPEHGGSAAPMDLQLQLRAVPPPASVGGEAVLDMCLYDGLGSHSSQLVLVARDRGPDVPGRPRDAFSVWHHAGGRAPHERIDYRLQLLHAGTTIELHREAHTVLAGIHSAELRPVLLPGMDQPVHCVPTPLTFITPRVPAAEKRDGRYQGDLTLEMRLPTRRP encoded by the coding sequence ATGCGCGCCGTCATGCTGGTACCGGCCTTGTGGGTCGCCCAACCCGCGGCGGCGCAGCGGCCCCCGGTCACCACGCCGGCCGCAGGCACCACCGTGACCGCGCTGAGCCACGCCTTCGACCGTGCCGCGCCGCAGTCGCTGTCGTTATGGGCGCCACGCACCATGCTGGGGTTCGACGAGGTGGTGCACGGCCATGGCCGCCTGCATGTCACCTGCACCGATGACCCCGCGCGCGGGCGCTGCCCGCGCAGCGACACCGGCGAAGGACCGACCGGGCGCCAGCCGATCCTGCTGGAATTCCACGAACCGCGCAGCGGCCAGCGCCGCGACATCGGGGTCAGCGGATGGATGGAACGGGTCGAGTGGGAGCGCAGCTGCAGCGACGACTACTGGGACAAATCCGAGTACCCGCTGTGGACATCGGCAACCCGGGAGTGTCACGTCGCCCCGGCCGGCACCGCCGCGACGTTGCAGGTGGCGGCAACGGACATCGGCGCGCTGGTGGCCGGGCGCTGGCGGGCCGAGCTGCACCTGGACGTGCGCGGCGGCGTGGGCGGCGCGGTACTCGGCCGGCACGTATTCGTGCTGGAGGTCACGGTGACCGATACCGAGCGGGCGGCCATCCACCTGCCCGAGCACGGCGGCTCGGCCGCGCCGATGGACCTGCAGTTGCAGTTGCGGGCCGTACCACCGCCGGCCAGCGTCGGCGGCGAGGCCGTGCTGGACATGTGCCTGTACGACGGGCTGGGTTCCCACAGCAGCCAGCTGGTGCTGGTGGCGCGCGATCGCGGACCAGACGTGCCGGGGCGGCCACGCGATGCCTTTTCGGTGTGGCACCACGCAGGCGGCCGCGCGCCGCACGAGCGCATCGATTACCGCCTGCAACTGCTGCATGCGGGCACCACGATCGAGCTGCACCGCGAGGCGCACACGGTGCTGGCCGGCATCCACAGCGCCGAACTGCGGCCGGTGCTGCTGCCCGGCATGGACCAGCCCGTGCACTGCGTGCCGACCCCGCTCACCTTCATCACGCCCCGGGTGCCAGCGGCCGAAAAGCGCGACGGACGCTACCAGGGCGATCTCACGCTTGAAATGCGCCTGCCCACCCGACGCCCCTGA
- a CDS encoding CS1-pili formation C-terminal domain-containing protein: MRIPAPALVRLAVALVLVLACVAVQASPVPAGFEDLVSGQRERVEVRAFGRSAGLWPAWVTLEHVQLEQPAQVLAALGVTTSAQQALLPALSLPLPRNSHLACVHGQPQPDCGWRPPSEDPTHMHAIFDEGNGALLLFPALRWLPRASPGADGLHAPSEHAENALLHQQTLALSGSGSQYALNAHGSATLGVLRAGHVGGNWNYARHAWPGQRARTHFQFDDLYYRHDLARRHYLQVGRMDRRNLASTQGGQFGFGMLPLDRFDGVRAGTTQAYVDAGADIGAAPLTVLLSRQARVDAYDGERLLQTFYLPAGVTDLDTRRFPPGSYDVTLRIHEDGRLLRTETLPFARTQDWGEPGVQWFVQGGRSRARDVRLDAGDRVLQAGLRMPLARQLGLSLGVARVAEASHAELRTGVRHRLGRHDLHAEVGALVGSDGRRGSQQQLSVRNTVSWNLYRQRLRGSRCRVDCADSLSASLTVPLSGGSLYLGHSRRRTLVPGGWPGGSARSLQAAYGLTRQWRSVSIGTRLGAWRQTGSFSDQGLQLSVTLSRLQHAAGASQLRRIGAEARRTQSGDAGQRLLLAQSWRREQDATAREVVTEVSVQDAADVDALLALRTATPLGQTSAVLSHHRQAHASETGYSLSHGSALALSPRGLFWGGAPGADAGVAVSVEHAAASGFDGAAAEVKAGASRRQVLRSGQRRLLPLSGYQRHQVEVQDAPGHAHDASVRVTHPGPAQQPFLLPGRVIALPVGVEATFTYIGSAVDRAGAALAGARILNAAVPRLGADGGFIAEFPQREAVLYLLQAGRLLHCPLQVREQRSVVLLVGQVACTPLARDALPARIALQPRVQQLLEDAAPIAQEGRWSGP, translated from the coding sequence CAGGCACTGCTGCCGGCGCTGTCCCTGCCGCTGCCGCGCAACAGCCACCTGGCCTGCGTCCATGGCCAGCCACAGCCGGACTGCGGCTGGCGCCCCCCGTCCGAGGATCCGACCCACATGCATGCCATCTTTGACGAAGGCAACGGCGCGCTGCTGCTGTTTCCCGCATTGCGCTGGCTGCCGCGCGCGTCGCCCGGTGCCGACGGGCTGCATGCGCCCAGCGAGCACGCCGAAAATGCGTTGCTGCACCAGCAGACGCTCGCGCTCAGTGGCAGTGGCAGCCAGTACGCCCTCAACGCGCATGGCAGCGCCACGCTGGGCGTCCTGCGCGCCGGCCATGTCGGCGGCAACTGGAACTACGCGCGCCACGCCTGGCCCGGCCAGCGCGCCCGTACGCACTTCCAGTTCGACGACCTGTACTACCGGCATGACCTGGCCAGGCGCCACTACCTGCAGGTCGGGCGCATGGACCGGCGCAACCTTGCCAGCACCCAGGGCGGACAGTTCGGCTTCGGCATGTTGCCGCTCGACCGCTTCGACGGCGTCCGCGCCGGTACCACCCAGGCCTACGTCGATGCCGGCGCCGATATCGGCGCCGCGCCCCTGACCGTGCTGCTGTCGCGGCAGGCGCGCGTGGATGCCTACGACGGCGAGCGACTGCTGCAGACGTTCTACCTGCCCGCTGGCGTCACCGACCTCGATACCCGCCGGTTTCCACCGGGCAGCTATGACGTGACCCTGCGGATCCACGAAGACGGGCGCCTGCTGCGGACCGAGACACTGCCGTTTGCCCGCACCCAGGACTGGGGCGAACCGGGCGTGCAATGGTTTGTGCAGGGCGGGCGAAGCCGCGCGCGCGATGTCCGCCTGGACGCCGGCGACCGCGTCCTGCAGGCCGGCCTGCGCATGCCACTTGCCCGCCAGCTTGGCCTGAGCCTGGGCGTGGCACGCGTTGCCGAGGCCAGCCACGCCGAGCTGCGTACCGGAGTCCGCCATCGCCTGGGCAGGCACGACCTGCACGCCGAAGTCGGCGCCCTGGTCGGCAGCGACGGCAGGCGTGGCAGCCAGCAACAGCTCAGTGTGCGCAACACCGTTTCCTGGAACCTGTACCGGCAGCGCCTGCGCGGCAGCCGTTGTCGCGTGGACTGCGCTGATTCCCTCAGCGCATCGCTGACCGTTCCGTTGTCCGGCGGCAGTCTTTACCTGGGACACAGCCGCAGGCGCACGCTGGTACCCGGCGGCTGGCCCGGTGGCAGCGCCCGCAGCCTGCAGGCCGCCTACGGTCTTACCCGGCAGTGGCGCAGCGTCAGCATCGGCACCCGTCTCGGCGCTTGGCGTCAGACCGGGAGTTTCTCCGACCAGGGCCTGCAGCTCTCGGTCACGCTCTCGCGGTTGCAGCACGCCGCAGGCGCCAGCCAGCTGCGCCGCATCGGTGCCGAAGCACGGCGCACGCAGTCCGGTGATGCCGGTCAGCGCCTGCTGCTCGCGCAGTCCTGGCGCCGCGAACAGGACGCGACCGCGCGCGAGGTGGTCACCGAGGTCAGCGTGCAGGACGCCGCCGACGTCGATGCGCTGCTGGCGCTGCGCACCGCCACGCCGCTTGGCCAGACCAGTGCCGTGCTGTCGCACCACCGGCAGGCGCATGCCAGTGAGACCGGGTACAGCCTCAGCCATGGATCGGCGCTGGCGCTGTCGCCGCGCGGCCTGTTCTGGGGCGGCGCGCCCGGTGCCGACGCGGGCGTCGCCGTCAGCGTCGAGCATGCCGCTGCCAGCGGGTTCGACGGCGCGGCCGCCGAGGTGAAAGCCGGGGCCAGCCGCCGCCAGGTGCTGCGCTCCGGTCAACGCCGCCTGCTGCCGCTGAGCGGCTATCAGCGCCATCAGGTGGAGGTCCAGGATGCGCCCGGGCACGCACACGACGCCAGCGTGCGGGTGACCCATCCCGGCCCTGCCCAGCAGCCCTTCCTGTTGCCGGGCAGGGTGATCGCATTGCCGGTGGGCGTGGAAGCCACCTTCACCTATATCGGCAGCGCCGTGGACAGGGCCGGTGCCGCGCTGGCCGGTGCGCGCATCCTCAACGCCGCGGTTCCCCGGCTCGGGGCCGACGGCGGGTTCATCGCCGAATTCCCGCAGCGCGAAGCGGTCCTGTACCTGTTGCAGGCAGGTCGCCTGCTGCACTGCCCGCTGCAGGTGCGCGAGCAGCGCAGCGTGGTGCTGCTGGTAGGGCAGGTGGCGTGCACGCCCCTGGCGCGCGACGCGCTGCCCGCCCGCATCGCCCTTCAGCCGCGTGTGCAGCAGTTGCTGGAGGATGCAGCGCCGATCGCGCAGGAGGGGCGATGGAGCGGGCCCTGA